The Allorhodopirellula heiligendammensis genomic interval ATTTGTGCGGCCAACTCGTGTATCGAATTGATGCGTGGTGCGTTCAGCCCGATGAGTCCGCGATGAATGTTGAAGTTCTTTTTCTCCCAGGTTGCCCACTCAGAGTGTACCTTTGGCTTCGTGCGAGTGAGCAATTTCGTTGGGATTTCAAACTTCATTCTCATTCACCTAACGGTGGCGTTCACCCGGTCGCCGCGAGTGACGTTGACTTCAAAAAACGCGCGATCGGCGGCTCGGCGTGCAACGCTTTGTTCTGTGGCGTTGTTCACCGCAAACGCAGTCCGAAGCAGCAGTCGCCGCCGAATAGAATCGACGAACCATTGCCACAGTGCATGAAACGGTGACGGAGTTCAGTTTGCGATTCAATTGTATCAACAAACTCTCGAAGCGTGATATCCGTCGTGCGAAAGCGAATTTGTTTGTCGGCATTTTGCGGTGTCGTGGTGACGTAAATGTAGCGTGGCAACCATTCCGCATTCTCGAAATTCGTCTCGCGGTCCATTTCGGCGATAGTTAGTTCGGTACTTGGAAGTGCCAGTGGACGATCGAGTACATGTTCTGTCGTTTTCACCGGTGCGAATATTGCCGCAACAACGATCAGTACGGTTACCGCAACGTATGTTGCGAATGTGCCTGCTCCGCGATCGTGTTTCGATTCGTGTTTCCATGCAACCACAACGATGACGATCCACGGGAGCGGCATTAGAATGTGTCCCATCGGCAGCACAACGATGGTGACCGACAATGCGATCGCGATCAGTACATGTAATGGTGAAACGCTCGCCATCAGCTATTCGCCATCTCCGCCACAGAACGGTACCAATCACCCGGCGGCGACGAGAAATTGAACATTTAAAAACGCCCGACATCGCCGCTCGGGTGCATTGGATGGTTCCCCGCAATATGGATCAAACACCAAATCACGGTCCCCGATAGGTTCCGCCAGCCATCGCCAGCGACATCATCCCCCAGTATAGCCACCACAGCAAAATCTGAGCTATGCGAAGGCGTTTTTCTTTTGCGGGCAAAATTCGCTTTGCGATTTCCAACGCTGGTGTAGCGAAAAACACTAAGACCGAGAAGATGAAGTTTAGTGGATGAACCCACGGCCCCAGTTCAGTAGCGAGGGCAATCATTGGTAGAAACAAGAATGCAGTCGAGAGAACTGCGAGGGGTTCGCCGGTTGCCAGCGTCGCGATCAGAATCGGCGGCAAAAGATGGTAACGAAATCGAAGCCATTTTGTGATACGCGGATTAGTTCCGTAACACGTCGCAGCAGGATCTGCGGTGGGACTCTCATAAGGATTGGAAGCGATATTCAGTTCTGCAATTTCAGTCGGGGAACAATAGCTTCAACCCTTGTCAGTAGGGTCGTATTCGGGAATCTTTCCAATACGACCTAAGTGAGTGTGGTTGTTTGACCAATACCCCGCAGGCCGCTAGAGTGGTAGTTGATGATAGTCTTCTCAGGCAGCAAAGGCAACCCCGTCAACTCGAAGGATCATTCTGATGACACTTTTGAAATTTGAGATCGCTGTGGCGTCTGCCGACGGCGTGGGGGAGAGCGACCGGGTTTGGTTCCCGAAGTGGCTGCGGCGGTATGCGATGACGTTCCCCCTGGGGCTGGTAAATGAGTTGGCTGTCAATCGCGAAACGACCCTGCAATTTTCCCGCATGTTGTTGGAGGTGGGGGCTCCGGCTTGGCAGCGTTGGCAGGCGGTGAGGTCACTGGAGTGTTATCGCGACTTGGTGTTGGGACGCTCCGAGCCAGATTTGTCGAGCATCATTGCCAAACTCGCGCAGTTGGGCAAGCAAGAACGCAACCTTGACTTGGAGGTGCCGCCGACCGAGGAGGAATTGGCAATTATCCGTGGCAAGATGGATCCTGCCGAGCCCGTGCTGGTTCAGACGATGCGTGGCGACATGCGTGTGCTGCACTACTCGATGGCGACGGAGAAAGCATACGTGCGGTGGGTAAAGCGATTCATGGGACACGTGGGGTCCACGGATCTGGCGCTGTTCAACGAACGAGATATCGAGTCGTTTTTGACCAAGCTGGCCGTCACTGAGCAGGTGGCAGCGAGCACGCAGACGCAGGCGCAATCATCGTTGCTGTTTCTTTATGAGTGCATCCTGGGCAAGCGGATAGGTTTCTTGAATGCGGTTCGTGTGAAGCGTCCCGAGACGATGCCGGTGTGGTTCAGCCGTCCGGAGATCGGGCGGTTGTTGGAACAGTTGGTGGGTGTACACCGGATCATGTTTTTGCTGATGTACGGATCAGGTCTGCGTCACAAGGAGTGTCGGCGACTACGGATCAAGGATGTGTGGTTTGATGAGGGTCGTTTGTTAGTGCGCGATGGCAAGGGACAGAAGGACCGGATGACTTTCTTGCCCAACCAAGCGATCGCAGAACTGCAGCGTCAGATTGCGTGGGCGACGCAGCGTCATCAGCAGGATTTGGAGGAGGGGTTTGATAAAGTGTATCTACCGTTTGCTTTGGCGCGTAAGTATCCCAATGCAGGCCGGGAGGTGGGTTGGCGATGGGTGTTTCCGTCGCGTCAGCGGGCGCGTGACAAGCGGAGCGGCAATGTTTGGCGGCACCACATCGGTGAAGAGCAGTTTGCCAACGCGTTGAAAGCGGCTCAAAAAGCGGCTGGAATCACGAAAAACGGGGCACCGCATTCACTTCGGCATAGCTTTGCGACTCATCTGGTCGAGGATGGCACGGATTTACCATCGGTTCAGACACTGATGGGACACAAGGACATTGAGACGACGATGACGTATGTGCATGTGGAGGTTGGATTTGACGGTCGTTTGCAAAGTCCAATTGATCGCCTAGTGCAGGCGGACGGGAAAAGAGGACCGGAGTCGTTAAACTGAGTCAGCTACAAAGAAAGTGTGACTCAGACAACAGAGGTGTGGCTCCTGAAAAGTGGGTGGCCCCAGTTCGGCACCTGCTGGACGTTGCGGCACGCGGTTCAGTGCGGTCACCAGCGGCTACGAACAACTTAATTATACAGGTTTGAACCCGGATATATTTTTATACCGGGTGATATTTTGGTAATATACCCGGTTGACAACTGGCGGGCTACACTAAAAACGCCATGTGAAGCTCGATCCTATTTAAACTAGGGGGACTGGCGGCGATTGCAGGCGGTCCGGTGTTTGATCGCTTACCGCGCGTTGGTGTTGGAGCAGTCAGATGATTTGCTGGATGATATTCGCGGGAAACTTGCGGATTTGGCTGCCAGTGAGAATGCGAGCGGGTCTTCGAGTGCGGACGCGGATTTGCCGGAACTGCCGGTGGAAGAGGGGAGAGTGATTGTTGGGGGAGCCTGACTACTTGACTGAGTTTCGCCGTACGATGAGGCGACGTCGCTTGAAGTTCGCCACTGAAAAGGCGTACACTGCTTGGTTGGTCCGATTTGCTTGTTGG includes:
- a CDS encoding integron integrase yields the protein MTLLKFEIAVASADGVGESDRVWFPKWLRRYAMTFPLGLVNELAVNRETTLQFSRMLLEVGAPAWQRWQAVRSLECYRDLVLGRSEPDLSSIIAKLAQLGKQERNLDLEVPPTEEELAIIRGKMDPAEPVLVQTMRGDMRVLHYSMATEKAYVRWVKRFMGHVGSTDLALFNERDIESFLTKLAVTEQVAASTQTQAQSSLLFLYECILGKRIGFLNAVRVKRPETMPVWFSRPEIGRLLEQLVGVHRIMFLLMYGSGLRHKECRRLRIKDVWFDEGRLLVRDGKGQKDRMTFLPNQAIAELQRQIAWATQRHQQDLEEGFDKVYLPFALARKYPNAGREVGWRWVFPSRQRARDKRSGNVWRHHIGEEQFANALKAAQKAAGITKNGAPHSLRHSFATHLVEDGTDLPSVQTLMGHKDIETTMTYVHVEVGFDGRLQSPIDRLVQADGKRGPESLN